The Mercurialis annua linkage group LG2, ddMerAnnu1.2, whole genome shotgun sequence genome contains a region encoding:
- the LOC126669486 gene encoding syntaxin-52-like, which yields MAASVTDPWMKEYNEAVKLSDDINGMISERSSFPASGPETQRHASAIRRKITILGTRLDSLQSLLTRLPGKQQISEKEMNRRKDMVANLRTKVNQMASTLNMSNFANRDSLFGPEIKADDPMRRTEGLENHGIVGLQRQIMREQDEGLEKLEETVISTKHIALAVNEELYLHTRLIDDLDEHVDITDSRLRRVQKNLAILNKRTKGGCTCLCMMLAVLGIVGLVVIIFLLIKYL from the exons ATGGCAGCTTCTGTGACGGATCCATGGATGAAGGAATATAATGAAGCTGTTAAGCTTTCAGATGACATTAATGGTATGATTTCGGAACGGAGCTCTTTTCCGGCATCAGGACCTGAAACTCAGCGTCATGCGTCTGCTATTCGGAGAAAGATCACAATTTTAGGGACTAGGCTTGATAGTTTACAGTCCCTTTTGACTAGGCTTCCTGGCAAGCAGCAAAT ATCAGAGAAAGAGATGAACCGTCGCAAAGATATGGTTGCAAATCTGAGAACAAAAGTAAACCAGATGGCTTCGACATTGAATATGTCGAACTTTGCCAACAGGGATAGCTTGTTTGGTCCAGAAATAAAGGCAGATGATCCCATGCGCAGAACTGAAGGTCTGGAGAACCATGgcattgttggtcttcaacgacaAATTATGAGAG AGCAAGATGAGGGCCTTGAGAAGTTGGAAGAGACGGTGATAAGTACCAAACATATTGCATTGGCTGTTAATGAGGAACTTTATCTTCACACTAGGCTCATT GATGACTTGGACGAACATGTGGATATTACCGACTCCCGCTTACGG CGAGTGCAGAAGAATCTGGCCATTTTGAATAAGCGCACGAAGGGTGGATGCACCTGCTTGTGCATGATGTTGGCTGTTCTTGGCATTGTGGGTCTGGTTGTCATCATATTTTTACTGATCAAATATTTGTAA